From Spirosoma aerolatum, one genomic window encodes:
- a CDS encoding sialidase family protein, with the protein MTMKTLYTTLFFCLTLLSSSVAQLAKWQSGLVVDEFVVENPPFPESHAATIVETPTGLVSAWFGGTKERNPDVCIWVSRQEKGHWLPPQNVANGIINDTLRYACWNPVLYQIPKGDLMLFYKVGPSPSKWWGELKTSSDGGRTWSTARKLPNGYLGPVKNKPVLLANGNLFCPSSTEGDGWKLHFEITPDFGKTWRKIGPINADRTLNAIQPSILTYGNGKLQILARSKDRAILESWSMDNGETWSPLAKTSLPNNNSGTDAVTLKDGRQVLVYNHVLPPGNLAKGPRTPLNLAVSNDGKNWLAAVILEDSPISQYSYPSVIQTSDGMIHVIYTWRRQKIKHAVIDPKKLKLKPIENGIWPALDGYIAPVANEITKE; encoded by the coding sequence ATGACGATGAAAACCCTCTATACAACCCTTTTCTTCTGTCTTACCCTGCTTAGCTCGTCAGTAGCGCAACTGGCTAAATGGCAGTCGGGATTGGTGGTGGATGAGTTTGTGGTCGAAAATCCGCCATTTCCGGAAAGCCATGCAGCTACGATTGTCGAAACCCCGACGGGGCTGGTGTCGGCCTGGTTTGGCGGTACTAAAGAGCGTAATCCAGATGTATGTATCTGGGTGAGTCGGCAGGAAAAAGGGCACTGGCTACCTCCGCAAAACGTAGCCAACGGCATCATCAATGATACGCTTCGGTATGCCTGCTGGAACCCGGTGTTGTATCAAATTCCGAAAGGTGATCTGATGCTGTTCTACAAAGTCGGTCCGAGTCCCTCGAAATGGTGGGGAGAATTGAAAACTTCCTCAGATGGCGGCCGTACCTGGTCGACCGCACGTAAGCTACCCAACGGCTACCTTGGCCCGGTCAAGAATAAACCCGTTCTACTCGCCAACGGAAATCTGTTCTGCCCGAGCAGTACCGAAGGCGACGGCTGGAAACTACATTTTGAAATCACCCCCGACTTCGGTAAAACCTGGCGAAAAATCGGTCCGATCAACGCCGACCGAACGCTGAATGCCATCCAGCCGAGCATTCTGACGTACGGGAACGGTAAACTACAAATTCTGGCACGCAGCAAAGACCGGGCTATTCTTGAATCCTGGTCGATGGATAACGGTGAAACCTGGTCACCACTGGCCAAAACATCGCTGCCCAACAACAACTCCGGCACCGATGCAGTCACCCTGAAAGATGGTCGGCAGGTGCTGGTCTATAACCATGTATTGCCACCGGGCAATCTGGCGAAAGGGCCACGTACGCCCCTGAACTTAGCCGTATCGAACGATGGTAAAAACTGGTTGGCAGCCGTCATTCTGGAAGATTCTCCCATCAGTCAGTATTCGTACCCCTCCGTGATTCAGACCAGCGATGGAATGATCCATGTGATCTACACCTGGCGTCGGCAGAAGATCAAGCACGCGGTCATTGACCCTAAAAAGCTAAAACTAAAACCCATTGAAAACGGTATCTGGCCTGCATTGGACGGCTACATAGCGCCTGTAGCGAACGAGATAACGAAAGAGTAG
- a CDS encoding DUF3826 domain-containing protein — MKKTLTLCVLVAAIALTVPAYSQEQSTKPAVPSADAKIKADAELDKKAAEWIASLNLNDAQKESRLTNVVATHLKAVRDWHNEHPASTVPAGINPLTGKPLSELDRQLIADSAIPATVHQALMMGLQNDLDKNQVNAILDKYTIGKVAFTMNGYRAIVPNITPTEEATILGFLEQAREQAVDYKSMKEISAIFEIYKTKSEQYLNANGRNWREMYSAYTAAIKAKKAAEKKP; from the coding sequence ATGAAAAAGACACTCACCCTTTGTGTGTTGGTGGCTGCTATTGCCCTAACCGTTCCCGCTTACAGTCAGGAGCAATCAACCAAACCGGCCGTTCCTTCGGCTGATGCCAAAATCAAGGCAGATGCCGAACTGGATAAGAAAGCGGCCGAGTGGATTGCTTCGCTGAACCTGAACGATGCGCAAAAAGAAAGTCGCCTGACCAACGTGGTCGCAACGCATCTGAAAGCCGTCCGCGACTGGCATAATGAGCATCCGGCCAGTACGGTTCCGGCAGGCATTAATCCTCTAACGGGTAAACCGCTATCCGAGCTTGACCGCCAACTAATTGCCGATTCGGCCATTCCGGCAACGGTTCATCAGGCATTGATGATGGGGCTGCAAAACGATCTGGATAAAAACCAGGTCAACGCCATTCTGGACAAATACACCATCGGTAAAGTGGCTTTCACGATGAACGGCTACCGGGCTATTGTCCCCAATATCACTCCTACCGAAGAAGCAACGATTCTGGGCTTTCTGGAGCAGGCCCGCGAACAGGCAGTCGATTACAAAAGCATGAAAGAAATCTCGGCCATTTTCGAGATCTACAAAACCAAATCAGAACAGTATCTGAACGCCAACGGCCGCAACTGGCGGGAGATGTATAGTGCCTACACTGCAGCCATCAAAGCCAAAAAAGCCGCCGAGAAGAAGCCGTAA